The DNA sequence gaggggggcagccccgccgaatcctcatcctcagaggtcgatgcTGTACtccccctgaggagagagagacacgttcgcagcgctgccatgttcatacacCCAcaatagacgcatgaatcatccacgagcgcaggcTCAGcatgttggacgcccagacactgcagacaacgctcgtgaccgtcaaccgaagataGGAAACGAccacatccagaaggacacggacggaacggcatcttgaaaaagatgcgaatcgtccgtgatttgctcttttagaaactgctcTTTTAGCCGAAGGGCCCAGGGGAATCGCTCGAACGCACAGATGAAGGCTTTGTAGAGACTGGATACATCAACTACTCGGCtctgaagcaaaaatctaatgagtggatgcacctgtcgccctatttatacccgttgacacggggagtggctcaggtatgttaaatccactaacCAATTTTAATTgacgttttctcttaaactcagagatgattggcctcccaagtgagaccccatatgtcgttcgacataactcgtagtgaccaacAGATAGGGAACTTAGTAACAGTGTCCCAGGGGAATATTACAAAGTTCTCAGTGAAAATTCCTTaggaaaaattcaaataaaaactaattagaCAAATGTTGGTTGTAAGTACAGCTCAGATAATTTAGTCTTAGAAGAATGAGTTGAGAAATGTTtgatttcatattaaaaaaacgCTCTCAATAACTGACTTGGCAAACCTGAccattattattgttgaaaatatacaagatacaaaaaatataaaatttctaaGATCATCTATAGGAGACAAAAATAAAACTCCTTATGTTGTTCTTGTGGTTGCAAGCTAGATCATTTGCTAGACGCTTGTgactgatctatctatctatctatctatctatctatctatctatctatctagatagagagatagagagagagagagagagagagagagagagagagagagagagactttttctTTATTCTGGAAAAGGTTGTTTAAGGTCCAGAGAGCTCATTTCCAAACAGTTTAACTCATTCCATGACCTCCGGCAACATGTGACATCGCAGGCTAAATTGGTCAGTCTGTTTTGTGTGTGAAATAAATGAGACATTCTTCCCTGGGTAATTCTCTTTTCAACTGGCTTCCAGCAGACTATGTGTTTGTGTAAGGCCAGCAGGTTAAACAGCATGGGGAGAAAGGATAGTTGCAGGCCTTTTTAACTGCAGCAGCATTTTAATCAGTCTAAATAGAAGATTTTCTTTGCATTTCATTAGCTAAAATGAACAGACTTGGTTTTTCTAAGTAGTTTAGAAATACATAGTCAATTGAATTTGACATTCAGCCAGTGACTGACTGAATGAGCCTAACCTTACATGTTTGTGTTGTACTCTGGAGTCATCAGGTGTGATCTGAAGCTTCGGGAGAGACCCAGACTTCTGTTTCAGCATGTTCTCAAGAGTAACATCTGAGCTGGGATTACTGCTGTGTTCTGCCAGCATGAAATGACAATGACAACAAATGAGCATCCACAATATTCCTGATTTAAATTGGAGTAGAGAAAAATAGTGTTAGATTTGGTAAATTTGATAAAGTTCTGTGAACTGGTACAAACAGTCAGTTGCAGTGGATTCATCCACAACTCTGATTCAATGTTTTGTTTAGTCATTATTCTCTCTTCctcaaaaagttaaatatatagtaaaaatatgTGAGTATTTCTGTCTAATGCTATTTATTGTAACATTAGCACATTTATAGTATATGGAAATTAACATTCCTTTTTGTGTTGTGGAAAACATgtctttattattcttttaatgaGATTTCTACtatattttgctattttatttttattgattgattgattgatccaatgtggataatATGAAAGGTATTACTATGatactttttagtttttgataTCTTAAACAGGTTTTTACCTTCTGTGAATTGATAACTGATTGAGGGTGAAAACAGCACTGTTTGTAGCATCAGCTCTCACCCATTGCTTGTAGTTGCTTCTCAAGTTGACATGTGCTTCGGTGCTGTTCTGTCCAGACCCTGAACACCTCCTGTTCCCTGCGGCTCTGAAGATACCCTAGTCGTGCCAGCTGTTTCTGCAGTTCCAGAACCTCATGTAGGTCAGATTAGAGATGACTGATCATCTGCATTTTACTAATCACATAAAGTCCAAGTAAATATCAATGCAGAGAAAGCTAGGTAAAGATGGTCTCACCAGGTAGAAGCGTGTTTTAGGAAGACACTTCAAGTATGCATCATCGTGTGTGAGGGTTGATCTGGTGGCCCTCTGAATGGTCACAAGCTTCTGTGACAGAAAGAATAAACTGAGGATGCAAAGAGGATCTTGAACTGTGGATAGCAGACTCTTACATATCGACAAATCAAGGCTCAGCTTAAAACATTGAGAAACAGTCGAGATCTTGAAACAATTGAGATCTCATTTGAGGATTTTCTTTCCAACCACAGGAAGCCAGTAACTACAACAGGGACCAATTAGGCCCCAACAGGTGTCCACGGTTCAGCCTGCTTTGGTCCCGGCTCAACATCATGAAGTCTGGACAAAGTTTTTGGCCTGAGCTGAGGAAACAACAGGGCAGTTTCATTTGGTCAGCAATTTGTACCAAAGCTTTCCAACTGGCAGCCCATAACGTCCTTTATAGCTCTCCCTTTGTCCTCCCCTCCAGTGTTGGACATTAGAAGACACAGTTACAGCCAACTGAAGAAGTCTTGCTTTTATAGGAGGAGACTGATAAGCCAAAGACCCTTCCCCCACATCCTTGCCCCCCAGGCTCTATCTCTTTATTGTCTTCAACCCAGAGGGACAAAATCAAAGTCAATCGCATGTCCACACCAACTGCTTCCACCATATTACAACGACAGGCTTCCTCAATCCTCCAGACTTCAGCAACACTTCAAATTGGCAGTGGAAGACACATCTACTGTCCTGCAAAGAGTTACACTACAGCGCAACTGACATTGCATAGATACAGTTTCTAGATACATTTTTGCCAGCCATGCTGTTTTGTACATGTAGCGCAAATTAGTTTCAGCAAGGCTAGAGGTTTTtattagagttagagttagattagagtttttatttgttttggagaGGTTTTGCCTAAACTCTGTTTTAGGAGGAATAGAAATACATAACGAGAGAAGTTTTAACACACGGTACGAGTGGTCATACTCAGGGTTAGGGGTgacacattacaagtaacacgagttatgtaatcagattactttccCCAAGTACCtagaaaagtaatgcattacttttacatttacaacaaattatcttagttacttttttatttatataagtaATGCAAGTTACTTTGTCTTCCTATTAATTCACTGACAGCTCTCTTGTCTCAgtgttgagagaaatcaggagtgAGGTGCAGAGTGAGAGGcacttccttcagcctgaggcttattAATTTCGCTTTTGTTGTGAAAGGGCCTTTACAGTTGCAAAAATTAcagttgcaaaaaaataaataaataaataaataaataaattagctttaggatttttgttatttaaaacaaataagcaagcccagaccaaaacaaaaagtaatgcaaaagtaatgtaatgcattttgttgatgttgatgttatGTTATTTATGTAATGTGGACATGCAGAATACGGCATTAAAATCTGCTTTGAACACAATCTGAGACTTTGTTAAGATTTCTTATGAAACTCTACAGGAGACACTGGTGAGACCACTAGGGTGCAGATGTTTCAATATGATCTCATTTTAATCACAACGCTGTTATATTAAATAGGTCTCacaggtgattttttttctttccttttggtAGTTTAGCATGGTATGGACAGCCTTTCTTAATTTCTTCAGGGCTATGCAATTAGTGGAAGTGTCTGTACTTGTATAATTGCCGATGCAGTTGCTGGTAAGGTTTTAGTGGAACACTGTCATGAATATTTCAGGAAGTTTGAGGCTGACTTATGAGTTCCTTTTCAATATACACCTCTAAACAACATTCACAATAATGGCCTTGAaccaaaaaacaataaataaaaataataataataataatagagaagAGAGTTTCAATTTAACTAGACTTAAGCTAGTTAACTAAACCTACGTATAAAAATAATCAGCAAAACAGGAAAAATGGTTCCTTAAATATAAAGAGGTCCAACAGAAAACACTGCAACACTTCCTTCTCAGCACTGCCTTCTACTGGAGAGATTCACTAATCACTGTACTTGTTTTTGCTCTCTTTAATGAACACAGATTAGTTATAACTAGTCATTGATTCCTGGAGGGTGCACCTGTTCTTTGTGTCCTTCTCTAAGTTTGGAATCATGGTGCTTCATCTCTTGTCTTTGTCTTTGAACTTTTTCCCTCAGTAGTGTAGCATGCTGGTGTGAAAGCAGGTCTTTCATACGCTGTAGTCTGTAGTATGTCTTCAGATGGCGCTAGAATGGAAGAAAACGAGAACTAAAGCATCGGCGCGTTACAGAAAAGAGCAAAAGAGAACAATTACTGAATTTGTGAAACTGTCAACTCTTTTATACATAcagaatatgtattttatttattaatagagAATATAAGATCTTATTGACATGACTTCAAATAAACAGATCATTTAGTGGCAGTTTATTTTTGACTATGATTAGACTGatcttatttataaaaaaaaaaaaacatagaatatttaatttattataaacaatGTCAGTACAAAATGATATTGTAAGCACCTCTTAATTGGTTTAGTTTGcctatttaaaaagtaaatataggTACATTTGCTGTAAAATATAGACGGAAGATAGATAAAGTCACTAAAATGCCTCCAATAATGAAACATTCTCAGTCTATTTGTGGAGGTAAATGTCtggaataataatttatttggaaatgtttttagaatgagcaaatttttttttttacagtgcagctaGTATAAAAAGTGGGAACTATCTGTTTGTGGTCCTTTCCTACATTGAGTCTATGGTAATCAGTCTAGTCTTTCATTGACAGTATTTGCACCTGGGCCTTTGTTCTGGCATCCAGCTAGCCTTTCAATATATCAAAGCATCCTGGTTACTGATTGGGTTTATTATGTGCTGCAATTTAATGCCAATTTGAACAGACTACCTTAAATATTTGGGACCTAGGAAACAATATGACCTGGTTTCTCTATATTTCATATATGAAGCAAATTCTTATAAGAGATCAATTGATTAGGAAAGGAATACTGATAGTACCTGATCTAGAAGAGCTTTTCGTTTTCTCTCAAGCATTTGATCAGAATCCTCAGCATGAGCAGAAGTCATCTCCATCGGCATCTTGCCTGTTCTGCTGGGGCCTTGTTGTCTCCTCTGCCTCTGACCGGCTGCCTTTTGGAGAGAAAACCACACTTGGATGACAAGAGCCAACAGCAGCTGTGCTCTTGTCTTCTCTGCTCATAGAGATCGTAACGCTGCGGTCAGTAATAGCATGGGCTTTCCAGAATTAGCCAGTAATCATTCTCAAATGCCAAAGAACCTGAGCTTGTTAGATGATTAAAAGAGTGCAAATTACAGTAATAAGCAACAAGATGCTGATGGTACATTGGTACAAGTTGCTGATTGTACAGACTCTTCTGTGTCCCTGTCAtaatatattgaataaaacattaaactgcagtatGATAGCCTCTTATAATGCTGGGCACTTATTGTTACACAACTCTTTCTGTGCACCACTGACTAAGGAATGCTCAGACGGACGTGTACAGCACTGGTTAAGGTTGTACTGCATCGCTTACATTGTTTCAAAGGTGCAACTGGTGTCCTGTGGATACAGAATAATATTAAACAGATGGtattatgctttattttatgatatttaatgaCGGTATgagataaatatttgttttaaataagtaacacaaacaGAAAAGCAAACTGTCTTCATCCTTGTGTACTGTACAGGCACTTCATGCTTTGTGTTCATTCACAAAGAGCTTTTAGAAGAGGGCAGCATTAACGGTTATCTTGTCTGTTAAATAAGGAAATGTGATTGTAGGATGACTGGAAGTGGTGCTTCGGCACTGTGTGTGTCCGCTGTCGTGAATCAAGGCTGAATGGTTTCACACCACAGGAAATCAACAGGAAATCATATATCGACTGATTCTGATTTTGATTCACATAAATGATTCAGATTCCTTGATTCCATTGACATTCTTTTCAGGATTAAATACAGaggaaacttttattattatttcctaataatacttatcattaaaaaaacaaccacaaaacaaacaaacatataatgtgtatttttaacaacaaaattgaaataataatcattaatctTACATTGTGTTTAATAGTCAACCAATATcaaatagttttgttttgttctgtaaaCTATTTTCATATGAGCAAGATTTACAATTCATTAGCCCCTATATaactaaaagaaagaaagtgcaGCAAAAacgtttataataataaaaatatagttacTTGAACTGAATCAACAATTAGCAGATTTCAActgaataatgattttttttattgtctttttagagCTAATAGGATTTTGAATACAGCATTTTGACAAAGTTTGATACGAATAGCAATTATTATGTCTAATGTCAAActtttgtaatattaaaacaactgttttcaaggaGGCAAAATAACAGTGGCATATAAGCTACTtcataaaacatattatttggATATGAGTCAGAATTCGGGCTGTGCATTGAACCCATCCGTGTGGGCATTAAGGGCAGTCACAGTGTAATATAGCCCTTCAGCTCCATTTGTATTTTGTTAGGTCTTAGTTGTCTTCGCTGGATTTTAGTAAGTGTTCTCAGCTCCAGTTGTTGTTTGCTTAGTATATATGTTCAGTTTCTTGTATTCCGGTGTCCTGTTTTACTTTTCTTGTATTCCTGTGTCCTGTTTTGCCTGCATTTGGATCTAATCCCCCTTCATCTCTGAGTGCACAGCACTTTATAACTCAGTATTGTGATGCAGAGCTGCAAGATAGTATAGTGCAGGAAAAACTGTTGAAATATTTTAGTATAATGATCTATCCTCATTAACTGAAGAATGTAACTGGTAATGAAACCAAACCTTGTGAAAATAACTTCACCATCCTTCGATAGGGCTATACCTAAATTATATCTGTTTTCCCAACACTATCTCACACTGTCAGACACTGAGAAATATGTTGGATTGGGGAAAACATGAGCCCATGCTCAGATTCCTTTCCCCACAATGATAACTTGTATAAGCTCGCCTTGAGCCAACAAACTGGGACAGAATATATATAAGAGCTCTGGAGTACGGGTGCAAACAGAGAGGAGTAATGAATGCAAAGGTTTGCAGAAAGAACAAAGGCTTTTTCCTATTGAAGACGACATGTGAAGGCAACCTGGGGACTGTGTTGCTAGTTGTAACCAGGGTTACTAATACTGAAGTTGTTCTCTTTTCTACTATTTGCATGGATGAGGATGAGGACACAAAAAACGGGATTTTATACGGATCAGATGATTACAGTCACTTTGAAACCAGGCAATACCCCATGCAGTGAAATGACACAAATGCTGAAATGTGTGGCTTGATTGTGCTTAAAGAAACACCACagagtacatttatttattttgggttttttttCCTTAAGAAAATCTAAGGTAATCAACCTGTTAAACCTATATGAAACTTTGCCTGAAAAGTGTTGTATTCTGTTAATTATATTGATGCTgttagtactatttaaaagggTCACACATACCTTTTCGGGACACTGTGCTGATGTGTATGAGTCTAGGATAGGAGGCAGTGAGctgacattataaatatcttcagTTTTCATTGTCATAATCAGGCCAGTGAGCTATGAA is a window from the Carassius gibelio isolate Cgi1373 ecotype wild population from Czech Republic chromosome A13, carGib1.2-hapl.c, whole genome shotgun sequence genome containing:
- the si:ch211-130h14.4 gene encoding uncharacterized protein si:ch211-130h14.4 isoform X2, producing MTMKTEDIYNVSSLPPILDSYTSAQCPEKAAGQRQRRQQGPSRTGKMPMEMTSAHAEDSDQMLERKRKALLDQRHLKTYYRLQRMKDLLSHQHATLLREKVQRQRQEMKHHDSKLREGHKEQKLVTIQRATRSTLTHDDAYLKCLPKTRFYLVLELQKQLARLGYLQSRREQEVFRVWTEQHRSTCQLEKQLQAMEHSSNPSSDVTLENMLKQKSGSLPKLQITPDDSRVQHKHMSVSPRGNEGEVNTFQQQGKQSCGREETELMFPEVFTRELKVPKFSSLRSTFLEEVSSKMLLLKIYEPPICSKTFDIKHKTRFMHNLSLSHMADTQRIMAKNGLSLQCTDGFSIKELMEHECHHNIQTQKSRYPTEPDFTHLSDKGTENPEYFTESPNTNFSPSLHLAGKSTDESQSSSAEDTQSSFIDMPLCITDIYTSHVVEVENSEVKMWSNYTEC